A section of the Acidobacteriota bacterium genome encodes:
- a CDS encoding site-specific integrase, which produces MRSNTGDDCRRRGLGLGSHALVPLAAAREKVLVNRKLAREGGDPLAEKRRTQGIPTFAAAASRVLEQKRDGWRGRCYDREWMSNLRRFAFPHIGSMPVSEVSRAGLLEILTPIWHRKPSSARRVRQRLWTVLEWAVAMEYPCDRIGPVLGARHDVTDHMRALPLGEVAVAIRTVQAAVAPEVAKPAFGFLVLTAARWSEVRWAEWKEIDREAGVWTVPAKRMKANRKHRVPLCGRALEILEAARTLGQGAGPLVFTRGQGKPLNDKELRWLVREQEIAAVPYRFRSSFRDWAAEETGHPREVIEAALAHVVGNRVEAAYARSDLFERRRILMNDWARYLTQGIGGPHQIQQSDLPRGRSA; this is translated from the coding sequence TTGAGATCGAACACCGGGGATGATTGCCGCCGCCGGGGGCTCGGTCTCGGCAGCCACGCCCTGGTTCCACTGGCCGCGGCCAGGGAGAAGGTGCTGGTCAACCGCAAGCTCGCTCGTGAGGGTGGAGACCCCCTTGCCGAGAAACGCCGCACCCAAGGCATCCCCACCTTCGCCGCAGCCGCCTCGCGTGTGCTGGAACAGAAGCGGGACGGATGGCGCGGCCGGTGCTACGACCGCGAGTGGATGTCCAACCTGAGGCGTTTCGCATTCCCCCACATCGGCAGCATGCCGGTCTCCGAGGTCAGCAGAGCCGGCCTGCTTGAGATCCTCACCCCTATCTGGCACCGGAAGCCCTCCAGCGCCCGGCGGGTGCGCCAGCGCCTGTGGACGGTCCTGGAATGGGCCGTGGCCATGGAGTACCCCTGCGACCGGATCGGCCCGGTTCTGGGTGCCCGACATGACGTTACCGATCACATGCGGGCCTTGCCCCTTGGGGAGGTGGCTGTGGCAATCCGGACGGTGCAGGCAGCGGTGGCGCCGGAGGTGGCCAAGCCGGCCTTCGGGTTTCTGGTGCTGACGGCGGCCAGGTGGAGTGAGGTGCGGTGGGCCGAGTGGAAGGAGATCGATCGGGAGGCTGGTGTCTGGACCGTCCCGGCCAAGCGGATGAAGGCGAACCGGAAGCACCGGGTGCCGCTGTGTGGACGTGCCCTGGAGATTCTCGAGGCGGCACGGACCTTAGGCCAGGGAGCCGGTCCTCTGGTGTTCACCCGTGGGCAGGGGAAGCCGCTCAATGACAAGGAGCTGCGGTGGCTGGTCCGCGAGCAGGAGATTGCGGCCGTGCCGTACCGGTTCCGCTCCAGCTTCCGGGACTGGGCGGCCGAAGAGACCGGCCATCCCCGGGAGGTGATTGAGGCGGCCCTGGCGCATGTGGTCGGCAACCGGGTCGAGGCGGCCTATGCCCGCTCCGACCTGTTCGAGCGCCGGCGTATCCTGATGAACGACTGGGCGCGCTACCTGACCCAAGGGATCGGTGGCCCGCACCAGATCCAGCAAAGCGACCTCCCCCGGGGCAGGTCGGCTTAA
- a CDS encoding DUF1501 domain-containing protein: MNLPSRPISRRAMLRRTACGFGALGLQALLAQDAGLLAGSAPRNPLAPKLPHFSPRAKRVIFVFMHGGPSQVDTFDPKPRLDRDHGKPIPFKLSLQFSTEDLGGLMKSPFAFRRYGESGIPVSDLFRHVGAHADELCVIRSMVGEGVDHGAALLQLNTGTLNFTLPSMGSWIFYGLGTENQNLPGYIEIKPSYYHGGARNWHSGFLPGAYQGTPIGNDTVKVPDIQDNPIEHLTSGNLTSEQQRYELEMLQKINRRNALDNDFDPKLEARIQSFELAFRMQMDAPEILDIKGESEPTQKLYGLDDKRTHDYGWQLLLARRLVERGVRVVRCWHSYKWDQHSDLARLHAQNAREVDRPIAGLLTDLKARGLLKDTLVVWGGEFGRTPFAQHDGRDHNPYGYTMWMAGGGVKPGTTYGATDEFGYHAVEDRMHIHDLHATILHLLGLDHEALTYHHGGRDFRLTDVHGVVANKIMA, encoded by the coding sequence ATGAATCTCCCATCCCGACCCATTTCCCGGCGGGCCATGCTGCGCCGAACGGCCTGCGGATTCGGAGCTCTGGGATTGCAGGCCCTGCTGGCGCAGGACGCCGGCCTGCTGGCCGGCTCCGCGCCTCGCAATCCACTGGCTCCCAAGCTTCCCCACTTCAGCCCCCGGGCCAAGCGGGTCATCTTCGTATTCATGCACGGCGGCCCTTCCCAGGTGGACACCTTCGACCCCAAGCCCCGGCTGGACAGGGATCACGGCAAGCCCATCCCCTTCAAGCTGTCGCTCCAGTTCTCTACCGAGGATCTGGGCGGCCTGATGAAGTCGCCCTTCGCCTTTCGCCGCTACGGTGAGAGCGGCATTCCGGTCAGCGATCTCTTTCGCCACGTGGGAGCCCACGCCGACGAGCTGTGCGTGATTCGCTCCATGGTGGGCGAGGGGGTGGACCATGGGGCGGCCCTGCTCCAGCTCAACACCGGCACGCTCAACTTCACCCTGCCCAGCATGGGGTCCTGGATCTTTTACGGCCTGGGGACCGAGAACCAGAATCTGCCCGGTTATATCGAAATCAAGCCCTCCTATTACCACGGCGGGGCCAGGAACTGGCATTCCGGCTTTCTGCCGGGCGCCTATCAGGGGACTCCCATCGGCAACGACACGGTCAAGGTGCCGGATATTCAGGACAACCCCATCGAGCACCTGACCAGCGGAAACCTGACCTCGGAGCAGCAGCGCTACGAGCTGGAGATGCTGCAGAAGATCAACCGGCGCAACGCCCTGGACAACGATTTCGATCCCAAGCTGGAGGCCCGCATTCAGTCATTCGAACTGGCCTTCCGCATGCAGATGGACGCCCCGGAGATCCTGGATATCAAGGGGGAATCGGAACCAACCCAGAAGCTCTACGGTCTGGACGACAAGCGCACCCATGACTACGGCTGGCAGTTGCTGCTGGCACGCCGGCTGGTGGAGAGGGGTGTGCGGGTGGTGCGATGCTGGCACAGCTACAAGTGGGACCAGCATAGCGATCTGGCGCGGCTGCACGCCCAGAACGCCCGCGAGGTGGACAGGCCCATCGCCGGACTGTTGACCGACCTCAAGGCCCGCGGGTTGCTGAAGGATACGCTGGTGGTGTGGGGAGGCGAGTTCGGACGCACGCCCTTCGCCCAGCACGACGGCCGCGACCACAACCCCTACGGATACACCATGTGGATGGCCGGCGGCGGGGTCAAGCCCGGAACCACCTACGGCGCCACCGATGAATTCGGCTATCACGCCGTGGAGGATCGCATGCACATTCACGACCTGCATGCCACCATCCTCCACCTGCTCGGCCTGGATCACGAGGCCCTCACCTACCACCACGGCGGCCGCGATTTTCGCCTGACCGATGTCCACGGCGTGGTCGCGAACAAGATCATGGCGTGA
- a CDS encoding SAM-dependent methyltransferase: protein MTDINEIGATAFVIASIRALEDEKPEPLFSDPYARWFSNERARGAARQLDIAFPPSTTMVRFRTRYFNGFVERGIAAGARQVVLLGGGFDMRAHQYGNQDIAFFEVDQKAILDFKRGILGRSGLAQPPSLLTNYLHADIPSSLAELGFAPAASTLIVWEGNTMYLPPGSVVPFLDRLADSMPSFRIAFDYFALDLQDRESIDPQDRERIEGVERAMSASFPTGFSDLAVFENETPLRVVESGSFSELAEEYGQTETVAAYPEDWRETLKLYRYCVLERVRR, encoded by the coding sequence ATGACCGACATCAACGAAATCGGGGCGACCGCATTCGTCATCGCGTCCATCCGCGCGTTGGAGGATGAAAAGCCGGAGCCTCTGTTCAGCGACCCGTATGCCAGATGGTTCTCCAACGAGCGCGCCCGTGGCGCCGCGCGGCAACTGGACATCGCCTTTCCGCCGTCGACCACCATGGTCCGCTTCCGCACCCGCTACTTCAACGGCTTCGTCGAGCGCGGGATCGCGGCCGGCGCCCGCCAGGTCGTGCTGCTCGGCGGCGGCTTCGACATGCGGGCCCACCAGTACGGCAATCAGGACATCGCTTTCTTCGAGGTCGACCAGAAGGCCATCCTCGATTTCAAGCGTGGGATTCTGGGGCGGAGCGGACTCGCTCAGCCCCCCTCGCTCCTCACCAACTACCTCCACGCCGACATCCCCTCCAGCCTCGCGGAACTCGGCTTCGCCCCGGCCGCTTCCACGCTGATCGTCTGGGAAGGCAACACCATGTACCTGCCTCCCGGGAGCGTCGTGCCGTTCCTCGATCGCCTCGCCGATTCGATGCCTTCGTTCCGCATCGCCTTCGACTACTTCGCGCTCGACCTGCAGGATCGCGAATCCATAGACCCGCAGGACCGTGAGCGCATTGAGGGGGTGGAACGGGCGATGAGCGCCTCATTCCCCACGGGCTTTTCCGACCTGGCCGTGTTTGAGAACGAGACGCCGCTCAGAGTCGTTGAGTCGGGTTCGTTCTCGGAGTTGGCCGAGGAATACGGGCAGACGGAGACGGTGGCCGCCTACCCCGAGGACTGGCGCGAGACGCTCAAGCTCTATCGGTATTGCGTCTTGGAGAGGGTGCGGCGGTAA
- a CDS encoding DUF2007 domain-containing protein, whose protein sequence is MTTDQESGPQRWVMVFETTDVSLLMLVKSVLEDAGIDYTVQGEEASTLLPLGPFGAGLSRHGFAARIHVPEDQASDAEEVLAVLDEETEEDAGADD, encoded by the coding sequence ATGACCACCGACCAGGAGTCCGGCCCCCAGCGCTGGGTGATGGTATTCGAGACCACCGACGTGTCCCTGTTGATGCTGGTCAAGTCGGTGCTCGAGGATGCCGGCATCGACTACACGGTGCAGGGCGAGGAAGCCTCGACGCTGTTGCCGCTGGGACCCTTCGGGGCGGGCCTGAGCCGCCACGGCTTCGCAGCCAGAATCCACGTCCCCGAAGACCAGGCTTCGGATGCCGAAGAAGTGCTGGCCGTGCTGGACGAGGAGACGGAAGAGGACGCCGGCGCAGATGATTGA
- a CDS encoding phytanoyl-CoA dioxygenase family protein: MLSPEQVRQYRTDGFTVCQGFLPEGEVDRFRGEIEGICAGNTLANHDSTLMEMEPAQLPEGNRVRRIYQPCHHFPEFGRLSYSDRLLDCVEQLLGPDLLIQYSKINMKPADVGSVVEWHQDLSYYPLTNRDSLAVLFYLDDASQSNGCLKIIPGRHTGPLLSHTRDGLFQGRVTEHVDGSGAVSVEGGAGTAIFMHCMAPHASAPNTSSHQRRTLILSYRAADAFRIYDGQNTATSEAYVRLVRGQHRSVARFTMNEFPIPTYEGKFVSLYDLQDKSRQSEVEQESIG, translated from the coding sequence ATGCTGAGCCCAGAGCAGGTCCGCCAATACCGCACCGACGGCTTCACCGTCTGCCAGGGGTTTTTGCCCGAAGGGGAGGTCGACCGATTCAGGGGAGAAATCGAGGGTATCTGCGCCGGGAACACCCTGGCGAACCACGACAGCACCCTGATGGAAATGGAACCGGCCCAGCTCCCCGAGGGGAACCGGGTGAGGCGCATCTACCAGCCCTGCCACCACTTTCCGGAATTCGGGCGCCTTTCGTATTCGGACAGGCTGCTGGACTGTGTGGAGCAGCTTCTGGGGCCCGACCTGCTGATCCAGTACAGCAAGATCAACATGAAGCCCGCCGACGTGGGCTCGGTGGTGGAGTGGCACCAGGACCTTTCCTACTATCCTCTGACCAACCGGGACTCGTTGGCGGTCCTGTTCTATCTGGACGATGCCAGCCAAAGCAACGGCTGCCTGAAGATCATCCCGGGCCGCCACACCGGGCCCTTGCTGAGCCACACCCGGGACGGCCTCTTCCAGGGACGGGTTACCGAACACGTGGATGGATCCGGGGCGGTGTCTGTGGAGGGCGGAGCCGGAACCGCCATCTTCATGCACTGCATGGCTCCCCATGCCTCGGCGCCCAACACCTCTTCCCACCAGCGGCGAACGCTCATTCTCAGCTATCGGGCTGCCGACGCCTTCCGCATTTACGACGGCCAGAACACCGCCACCAGCGAGGCCTATGTCCGCCTGGTCCGGGGGCAGCACCGCAGTGTGGCCCGCTTTACCATGAACGAGTTTCCCATTCCCACCTATGAGGGAAAGTTCGTCTCCCTCTACGACCTTCAGGACAAGTCCCGCCAATCCGAAGTCGAGCAGGAGTCCATTGGATAG
- a CDS encoding mechanosensitive ion channel family protein, which produces MIDWTQIGEFATRYAGAGAKITGLFLLAWIASRMIHHYVPKLRMRLVRVMQSRRHEPDVELEKRAATLGGIFRKTVVVLIWVVVFMMALEEAGFNVGPLLAGAGVAGLAVGFGAQNLVRDVISGLFMLLENQVRVNDVAIINGTGGLVEQINLRTTVLRSLDGTVHIFPNGTINTLSNMTQEYSYYVFNIGVAYKEDTDHVSTVVRELADEMMQEETYSSFILAPLEVMGVDEFADSAVMIKARIKTAPIKQWMVGREMNRRIKKRFDELGIEIPFPHRSLYFGEASKAFATRPVGADPGEIKAMIREVLEEKGLGAGKVEPASLTKAAPSTPKPRVRPQPAKPPAERRPRRPAPLGESTADSEGYE; this is translated from the coding sequence TTGATCGATTGGACTCAAATTGGCGAGTTCGCGACTCGCTATGCGGGTGCGGGCGCCAAAATTACCGGTCTGTTTCTCCTGGCTTGGATCGCCTCTCGCATGATTCATCACTACGTGCCCAAGCTGCGGATGCGGCTGGTCAGAGTCATGCAATCCCGACGGCACGAGCCGGACGTTGAGCTGGAGAAACGGGCGGCCACCCTGGGGGGCATCTTCCGAAAGACGGTGGTGGTGCTGATCTGGGTGGTGGTCTTCATGATGGCCCTGGAGGAAGCGGGCTTCAACGTGGGACCGCTGCTGGCCGGCGCCGGGGTGGCGGGGCTGGCGGTCGGCTTCGGGGCTCAGAACCTGGTACGGGACGTGATTTCAGGGCTCTTCATGCTGCTCGAGAACCAGGTCCGTGTCAACGACGTGGCCATCATCAACGGCACCGGGGGGCTGGTGGAGCAGATCAACCTGAGAACCACCGTGCTGCGAAGCCTGGACGGCACCGTTCACATCTTTCCCAACGGCACCATCAACACCCTGTCCAACATGACCCAGGAATACTCCTACTACGTCTTCAACATCGGCGTGGCCTACAAGGAGGATACCGACCACGTCTCGACGGTGGTCAGGGAGCTGGCCGACGAGATGATGCAGGAGGAGACCTATAGCTCGTTCATTCTGGCGCCGCTGGAGGTGATGGGGGTGGACGAGTTCGCCGACTCCGCCGTCATGATCAAGGCCCGCATCAAGACCGCGCCCATCAAGCAGTGGATGGTCGGCCGGGAGATGAATCGCCGCATCAAGAAAAGGTTCGACGAGCTGGGCATCGAGATTCCCTTCCCCCACCGCTCCCTCTATTTCGGCGAGGCCAGCAAGGCCTTCGCCACCCGGCCGGTCGGCGCCGATCCCGGCGAAATCAAGGCCATGATCCGCGAAGTGCTGGAGGAAAAGGGCTTGGGAGCCGGAAAGGTGGAACCTGCGAGCCTGACAAAGGCGGCACCCTCCACCCCGAAGCCAAGGGTCCGCCCCCAGCCGGCCAAGCCTCCCGCCGAACGGCGCCCACGCCGGCCGGCTCCCCTGGGAGAAAGCACGGCTGACTCCGAGGGCTACGAATGA
- a CDS encoding helix-turn-helix transcriptional regulator, translated as MSKTDDDLELVHGSGSVFRDFGRADADVQQTKALLAARIIGILDDEGLSTRKAENRTGVSHADFTRIRNVQLDRFTIDRLMTVLYKLGQHVDVQIHVHPRIGAEKAPVSA; from the coding sequence GTGAGCAAAACAGACGACGATCTTGAGTTGGTGCACGGCAGCGGCAGTGTCTTTCGTGACTTCGGCCGCGCTGACGCCGACGTACAGCAGACCAAGGCACTTCTAGCCGCCAGAATCATCGGTATTCTTGACGATGAAGGGCTTTCGACGCGCAAGGCCGAGAACCGCACAGGTGTCAGTCACGCGGACTTTACCCGTATTCGCAACGTGCAGCTTGACCGTTTCACCATTGACCGTCTGATGACCGTGCTCTACAAGCTCGGCCAGCACGTAGACGTGCAGATCCACGTTCACCCGCGCATAGGCGCTGAAAAAGCACCGGTATCGGCGTGA
- a CDS encoding PSD1 and planctomycete cytochrome C domain-containing protein yields MSPRALPILVFMLSAGPAQGLAADAPLPEKAQAVLQQHCLSCHGEARISGLDLRQRETLLKGGDSGPAIVPGHPEESLLYQAVLQSGELKMPVGGALSPDEVEVLREWIRAGAPWEEDPHGSNGISNWWSFQALGDPEAPEVRNPGWVRTPVDAFVLHKLEEKGLDPAPRAGKLMLLRRAKFDLHGLPPTEEEIEQFVGDRAPGAFARLVDRLLASPRYGERWGRHWLDVARYADSSGLDEDITMPYAWRYRDYVVDSFNRDLPYDRFVKDQIAGDLYPSGRPGHPNVRAVLGTGFLAIGPRAIAQQDKTKMVYDLVDEQIDTLSKAFLGLTIACARCHDHKFDPISTKDYYSLASIFASTRSFGVLIPPDKKPPFVSKFYFEPLVPKEVHQRYRSHQDKIKGRESLIEALVLTGVAGNLEEKLYPLLAEYMLAARRVYGQGESLKQVAEAEDLDPQLLQRWIEYLQPGNAFRPYLEKWHRAESSELARVAGEYQDLFDRLSGGWHQRLRQWKQKVEVAVREGKAPRKKPAFFDEFITVEGRFFNSVISPPPKAEGTKADSGPFGIQEEDQEELLPKETRDRIGELRKEVELLEESSPPEPPLASAVAEGEPVDQRVFVRGSYQTPGDPVAKQFPVVLAGSRQTPITQGSGRRELAEWLTRADHPLTSRVMVNRIWQWHFGEGLVRTPNNFGTTGERPTHPRLMDYLARRLVESGWSLKAMHRMLLLSNTYQQSSQASPKTMESDLDNRLWSRARRRRLSVEEMRDAFLALDGSLDLTLGGSLASRKMDYAQKGPEQAFHPNETRRRSLYVPVIRNKIPGVMKLFDFANSSLSSARRTESNVATQALYMMNSENVADRSRSLAKHLTVGDEGEDSGRVRRAYLIALTRLPTPQEVEESLAYLRNYPAGTGKDEDSRLDAWQSLCRILMTSNEFNFVN; encoded by the coding sequence TTGAGCCCGAGAGCCCTTCCCATCCTTGTCTTCATGTTGTCCGCCGGCCCGGCCCAGGGACTGGCGGCCGACGCCCCACTGCCTGAAAAAGCCCAGGCTGTCCTGCAGCAGCATTGCCTGTCCTGCCACGGGGAGGCGCGCATCTCGGGCCTGGATCTCCGCCAGCGGGAGACCCTGCTCAAGGGCGGCGACAGCGGTCCCGCCATCGTTCCCGGGCACCCGGAAGAGAGTCTGCTCTACCAGGCTGTCCTTCAGTCCGGAGAGTTGAAAATGCCGGTGGGCGGCGCTCTCTCGCCGGATGAAGTGGAGGTCCTGAGAGAATGGATCCGGGCGGGCGCTCCCTGGGAGGAAGATCCTCATGGTTCCAACGGGATTTCCAACTGGTGGTCGTTTCAGGCGTTGGGCGACCCCGAGGCGCCTGAGGTGCGTAATCCGGGCTGGGTTCGGACGCCGGTGGATGCCTTCGTGCTGCACAAGCTGGAGGAAAAAGGCTTGGACCCGGCGCCCCGCGCCGGCAAGCTGATGCTGCTCCGCCGGGCCAAGTTCGACCTTCACGGCCTGCCCCCCACCGAGGAGGAAATCGAGCAGTTTGTCGGCGACAGGGCTCCCGGGGCCTTCGCCCGGCTGGTGGACCGCCTGCTGGCCTCGCCCCGCTACGGCGAACGCTGGGGCCGCCACTGGCTGGACGTCGCCCGCTACGCCGATTCCAGCGGCCTCGACGAAGACATCACCATGCCCTATGCCTGGCGCTACCGGGATTACGTGGTCGACAGCTTCAATCGGGACCTTCCCTACGATCGATTCGTCAAGGACCAGATCGCAGGCGACCTCTATCCCTCCGGCCGACCGGGGCACCCCAACGTTCGGGCCGTGCTGGGGACCGGGTTTCTGGCAATCGGCCCCCGCGCCATCGCCCAGCAGGACAAGACCAAGATGGTCTACGACCTGGTGGACGAGCAGATCGACACTCTTTCCAAGGCCTTCCTGGGACTGACCATCGCGTGTGCTCGCTGCCACGACCACAAGTTCGACCCGATTTCGACCAAGGACTACTACTCCCTGGCTTCCATCTTCGCCAGCACCCGCAGCTTCGGCGTCCTCATACCGCCCGACAAGAAGCCGCCCTTCGTGTCCAAGTTCTACTTCGAGCCCCTGGTTCCCAAGGAGGTCCACCAGCGCTACCGGAGCCACCAGGACAAGATCAAGGGGCGGGAGTCACTGATCGAGGCACTGGTGCTGACCGGGGTCGCCGGGAATCTCGAGGAAAAGCTCTATCCCCTTCTGGCCGAATACATGTTGGCGGCCCGGCGTGTCTACGGGCAAGGTGAGTCCCTGAAGCAGGTGGCGGAAGCGGAGGATCTGGACCCGCAACTGCTGCAGCGCTGGATCGAATACCTCCAACCGGGCAACGCTTTTCGTCCCTACCTGGAGAAGTGGCACCGGGCCGAGTCCTCCGAACTCGCCAGGGTGGCAGGGGAATACCAGGATCTCTTCGACAGGTTGTCCGGAGGGTGGCACCAGCGCCTGCGTCAATGGAAGCAGAAGGTGGAGGTGGCCGTTCGGGAGGGCAAGGCCCCCCGCAAGAAACCGGCCTTCTTTGACGAGTTCATCACCGTGGAGGGTCGCTTTTTCAACTCGGTGATCAGTCCTCCTCCCAAGGCCGAGGGGACCAAGGCGGACAGCGGACCCTTCGGGATTCAGGAAGAGGATCAGGAAGAGCTGCTGCCCAAGGAGACACGGGACCGCATCGGCGAACTGAGAAAAGAGGTGGAGCTTCTGGAGGAGTCCTCGCCTCCGGAGCCACCCCTGGCTTCCGCCGTGGCCGAGGGGGAACCGGTCGACCAGAGGGTGTTCGTCCGTGGCAGTTACCAGACTCCTGGCGATCCGGTGGCCAAGCAGTTCCCGGTGGTGCTGGCCGGAAGCCGGCAGACGCCGATCACTCAAGGCAGCGGGCGCAGGGAGCTGGCCGAGTGGCTGACCCGAGCAGACCATCCCCTGACCAGCCGGGTGATGGTCAACCGCATCTGGCAATGGCACTTCGGCGAGGGCCTGGTGCGCACTCCCAACAACTTCGGCACCACCGGCGAGAGACCCACCCATCCTCGGTTGATGGACTACCTGGCGCGCCGATTGGTTGAGAGCGGATGGTCCCTCAAGGCCATGCACCGGATGCTGCTGCTGTCCAACACCTACCAGCAGAGCAGCCAGGCCTCTCCCAAGACCATGGAATCGGACCTGGACAATCGGCTATGGTCCCGAGCCAGACGCCGCCGGCTCTCGGTGGAGGAAATGCGGGACGCCTTCCTGGCGCTGGACGGTTCCCTGGACCTGACCCTAGGAGGGTCGTTGGCCTCCCGGAAAATGGACTATGCCCAGAAGGGTCCGGAACAGGCCTTTCATCCCAACGAAACCCGCCGGCGCAGCCTCTACGTTCCGGTCATTCGCAACAAGATCCCCGGTGTGATGAAGCTGTTCGACTTCGCCAACAGCTCCTTGAGTTCGGCCAGGCGGACCGAGAGCAACGTGGCCACCCAAGCGCTCTACATGATGAACAGCGAGAACGTGGCCGATCGGTCGCGCTCCCTGGCCAAACATTTGACGGTGGGCGATGAGGGGGAGGATTCCGGGCGTGTTCGCAGGGCCTACCTGATTGCCCTGACCCGGCTGCCCACGCCCCAGGAGGTGGAGGAGTCACTCGCCTACCTGCGGAATTATCCGGCAGGGACGGGGAAGGACGAAGATTCCCGTCTGGACGCCTGGCAGAGCCTCTGCCGGATTCTGATGACCTCCAACGAGTTCAACTTTGTCAACTGA
- the amrS gene encoding AmmeMemoRadiSam system radical SAM enzyme, with the protein MPNLQNVLKQKVREGELWERLDEKRIRCYACGHCCPIPEGRPGVCRVRFNRGGKLMVPWGYTGGVQCDPIEKKPFFHAYPGALAYSFGMLGCDLHCAYCQNWVTSQALRDPAAVAPPRRTTPQALARAAVRQRARVIVSTYNEPLITSEWAVAVFREARKEGLTTGFVSNGNGTPEVLEYLKPWVDLYKVDLKSFRDRQYRRLGGRLQPILETISSLYRQGFWLEIVTLLIPGFNDSEDEVRRLAAFLAGVSPDIPWHVTAFHQDYKLTDPDNTSAEMLVAAAEIGRQEGLRYVYAGNRPGRVGDLEHSCCPGCRTLLIVRFGYLILGYHLTPEGNCPSCGLAIPGRWAQSFQPQVAAHPFLPRQGINPPPLSS; encoded by the coding sequence ATGCCCAATCTGCAGAACGTCCTGAAACAGAAGGTGAGGGAGGGAGAGCTCTGGGAGCGGCTGGATGAGAAACGCATCCGCTGCTACGCCTGCGGGCACTGTTGCCCGATTCCCGAGGGCCGCCCGGGCGTCTGCCGGGTTCGGTTCAACCGGGGCGGCAAGTTGATGGTCCCCTGGGGATATACCGGAGGGGTGCAGTGCGACCCCATTGAAAAGAAGCCCTTCTTTCACGCCTACCCCGGGGCGCTGGCCTACAGCTTCGGCATGCTGGGCTGCGACCTGCACTGCGCCTACTGTCAGAACTGGGTGACCTCTCAGGCCTTGCGAGACCCGGCGGCGGTAGCGCCCCCGCGCAGGACCACGCCCCAGGCCCTGGCCCGGGCGGCCGTGAGGCAGCGGGCCAGGGTGATCGTGAGCACCTACAACGAGCCGCTGATCACCAGCGAGTGGGCGGTGGCGGTGTTCAGGGAGGCCCGCAAGGAGGGCCTGACCACCGGGTTCGTCTCCAACGGCAACGGCACTCCGGAGGTGCTGGAATACCTCAAACCCTGGGTGGACCTCTACAAGGTGGATCTGAAGAGTTTCCGGGATCGCCAGTACCGCAGACTGGGCGGGCGGCTGCAGCCGATCCTGGAGACCATCTCCAGCCTGTACCGGCAGGGATTCTGGCTGGAAATCGTGACGCTGCTGATACCGGGCTTCAACGATTCAGAGGATGAAGTCCGGCGGCTGGCGGCCTTCCTGGCGGGCGTGTCTCCCGATATTCCCTGGCATGTGACCGCCTTTCACCAGGACTACAAATTGACCGACCCCGACAATACCAGCGCCGAAATGCTGGTGGCGGCGGCCGAGATCGGCCGGCAGGAGGGACTGCGCTACGTCTATGCCGGCAACCGGCCGGGCCGGGTGGGGGATCTGGAGCACTCCTGCTGCCCGGGCTGCCGGACCCTGCTGATCGTGCGGTTCGGCTACCTTATCTTAGGGTACCACCTGACTCCGGAGGGAAACTGTCCGAGCTGCGGCCTGGCCATTCCCGGGCGCTGGGCCCAATCCTTCCAGCCTCAGGTGGCCGCCCATCCCTTCCTGCCCCGACAGGGGATCAACCCACCCCCGCTGTCTTCCTGA